The genomic region CCCTGGTGCTCGGGGCCCTCGGCCTCCGCCCGCTGCTGGAGCTGGACCTCCGCCTCGGCGAGGGCTCCGGCGCGGCCCTCGCGCTCCCGCTGGTGGACGCCGCCTGTGCCCTCCTGCGCGACGTGCGCACCTTTCGCGAGGCCGGCATCGAGGAGCCGCTGGACGAGCGCGGCGTCCTCTGACCCGCCGCGTCGTGCGGCGTGCCACGTTGCTCCCCCCGCCCTCCCCGCGTTATCCTCTCCCTCTCAGCCCGGCACCCAGCGTCCCTCGCCGACGTGAGGCAGCGATGTCCAGCACACTCGCCCGTTCCGTCCTCCTCCCCGTGCTCCTGCTCCTCGGCGCCTGCGCCCCGCGCGCCACCGTGGCGGACGAGCACGCCGGCCACGCGATGCCGGTGGCCGACACCGCGAGGGCCAGCGCCGTCGCCGCGCTGGACCCGGCCCTCCCCGCCGGGGCGGAGGAGGCGCGCGCCCGGCTGGCCGCCTCCCCGCGGCACGGCGAGTGGGTGACGGTGCGCACCGGACCGGCCGACAGCGTCCGCGCCTGGGTGGTGTACCCGGAGCGCGCCGAGCGGGCGCCGGTGGTGCTGGTGGTCCACGAGATCTTCGGCCTCAGCGACTGGATCCGCGCCGTCGCCGACCAGCTCGCCGCGGACGGCTTCATCGCCATCGCGCCGGACCTGCTGACCATGCAGCGGATCCCGGCCGGTCCCACCGGCGAGCCGAACCCGGATTCCGCCCGCGCCCGGATCCGCGCCCTGGAGCCCGCCGACGTGCACCGGCAGCTGCGCGCCGTCGCCGAGTACGGGATGGCCCGCCCGGCGGCGCTCCCGCAGTACGGCATCGTCGGCTTCTGCTGGGGCGGCGCGGTGGCGTTCGCGCACGCCACCCGGGTCCGCGGGCTGGGCGCGGCGGTGGTGTACTACGGCACCTCCCCCGAGCCCCCGGAGCTGGCGGCGGTGACCGCCCCGGTCCTGGGCCTGTACGGCGAGAACGACGCGCGCGTCAACGCCACCGTTCCCCCCGCGGACTCGGCCATGCGCGCGCTGGGGAAGACCTTCGAGCCGCACTTCTTCGCCGGCGCGGGACACGGCTTTCTCCGCCAGCAGAGCGGCCAGGACGGCGCCAACCTCGCCGCCACCCGGCAGGCGTGGCCGCTCACCGTGGCCTGGTTCCGCCGGTACCTGGAGCCGGGGCAGGCCCCCCGCTGAGGGGCGCGCCTGCTTCACCCGGAGCATCCAGCCGAATGACCCCCTGACGACGCGGATGGGCGCACCACGCGCGCAGCCGTGGCCGCAGCCCGTACACCCTTCTCACGCGCGAGCAGCGACCCGGTACGCAGCACCCGGCGCCAGTTCCGTGCTCGCACCCCGTCCACGAAGTTCTCTGCGAGGCAGTCGATGAAGATGTTCGTCAGCAGCGTGAGGCCGCGATGGAATGCCGCCTCGCCGTCTGGATCCCCCTGCACCAGCGGCCACTGGCGTGCGTAGACCGCGCGGATGCTGCGCAGCATCCGCTCCCCGTCGCGGGACGA from Longimicrobiaceae bacterium harbors:
- a CDS encoding nicotinate-nucleotide--dimethylbenzimidazole phosphoribosyltransferase, which translates into the protein LVLGALGLRPLLELDLRLGEGSGAALALPLVDAACALLRDVRTFREAGIEEPLDERGVL
- a CDS encoding dienelactone hydrolase family protein, coding for MSSTLARSVLLPVLLLLGACAPRATVADEHAGHAMPVADTARASAVAALDPALPAGAEEARARLAASPRHGEWVTVRTGPADSVRAWVVYPERAERAPVVLVVHEIFGLSDWIRAVADQLAADGFIAIAPDLLTMQRIPAGPTGEPNPDSARARIRALEPADVHRQLRAVAEYGMARPAALPQYGIVGFCWGGAVAFAHATRVRGLGAAVVYYGTSPEPPELAAVTAPVLGLYGENDARVNATVPPADSAMRALGKTFEPHFFAGAGHGFLRQQSGQDGANLAATRQAWPLTVAWFRRYLEPGQAPR